The genomic window AACCAGTTAAAGAAACCAGACATCAAAACAATAGAAGTAACTGCCAAAGATTTTCTCATCTGAGGCACTAGCATCGAGATAAATAGTGCATATATTCCAATCCCCATACTATCACTTAAATTTTTAGGTAATATTCCACCGACGCAGTAACCTACTACAGTGAAAAACCACCAGAAAAAATGTCCTATAAGTTGAATAGGGATTATAAATTCAGGAGAAATTTTTCTTTCTTGTAGAGCTGATAAAGCAAAAGACTCATCAGTTATCAAAGGAATAATAATTGGAAGATATCTTTTAGCTTTTTTACTAAGCATTTTGCTAAGAGATGAACTCATAAGAAAAAGTCTAAGATTCATTAAAAGGACTGTAAACCATATTCCAATTAAGTTTGTTCCAGCAATCCAAAGATTTAATCCCATAAATTGTCCAGACCCAGTCACCACAAAAAATGAAAAAGAGAAAGCCTCCAATAAACTTAGACCAGAATTTTTAGCAAAAATTCCAAAGGTCAAAGCCACAGGTATATAAGATATACCTATGGAGATTCCAAGTGATGAAGAATGTTTTATTTCTTGTTTATTTATCATCTGTTTTTTACCGACCTATTTATTGTAAACGTTACCCATAAGACCAACTATTTGTTTAGCCTCAGTAATTTTCTTTCTAGCTATTTCACGAGCTTTTAAAGCACCTTTTCTTAAAACTTCTTCTATATATTCAGGATTTTTTTCAAGTTCTTCTCTACGAGCACGAGCATCTTTGAAATATTCTAAGATTGCTTCTAAAAGTTCTTTTTTAGCGTGTCCGTATCCGTATCCACCAGCCATAAATTTAGCTCTCATCTCTTGATATTTTTCTTCAGAAACAAAAAGTTTATAAATTTGAGAAATATTATTGTCAGGATTTTTTGGAGCTTCAAGTTCAGCAGAGTCAGTTACAATAGACATTACTTGTTTCTTTAAAACATTTTTAGGAGCAAACATATTTATTGTATTTCCATAAGATTTACTCATTTTTTGTCCGTCAGTTCCAGGAACTACTGCAAGATTTTCCATAATTAATGGTTCAGGAAGTTTGAAAAACTCAACTCCATATTGTTGGTTAAATTTCATAGCTATATCTCTTGCCATTTCTAAATGTTGTTTTTGGTCTTTTCCAACTGGAACAACATCAGAATCATAGATTAAAATATCTGCTGCCATAAGTATTGGATAAGTTAAAAGTCCAGTATTTGGGAATAAACCTTTTGCTATTTTATCTTTATAAGAGTGACCTCTCTCCATAAGTCCAACAGGAGTTACATTTGATAAAAGCCAAGAAAGTTCTACGTGTTCAGGTACATCTGATTGTAAAAATAGAGTGCATTTTTCTGGATCTAATCCAAGAGCAAGATAATCTAAAATAATATTTTTTGTACTTTCTCTTAAAAGTTCAGGTTTTGTAAGAGAAGTAAGAGAGTGATAATCAGCTACAAAATAAAATCCCTCATATTTATCTTGATTTTCAATAAATTGTTTCATAGCTCCAAAATAGTTTCCAAGATGTAAAGTTCCACTAGGTTGGATACCAGATAGACTTCTTTTCATAAAAAATTCCTCCTAAAATATTCAAAAATATATTTTTTATTTAAAATTCTCTGTATTATTACTAAATTATAAAACAAAGTTCAGAAAAAATTATACCATTATATTTTATAATAATCAAGTCTTAAAAAAAGTTATAGAAAACCCTTAAAAATCAAAATAATAATTGCTAAAAGCCAAAGATTTATATTATAATATAAGCATAAAATAAAGATAATATTATCAAAAAAGGGGCTGATTTTATGAAATATATAGCAGGGGTAGATATAGGAGGAACTAATACAAAAATAGGGATAGTTAGTAGTGAGGGAAGAATAGTTGCCAAAGAATCTATAAAAACTCTATCAATGGAAGGTGTTGAAAGTACTTTAAAAAGAATTTGGGCTAGTATAAAAGGACTTTTAGAAAAAAATGAAATAAACTATGAAGATCTTTTAGGTGTTGGAATGGGAATACCAGGACCAGTTAGAGAACAAGAGATAGTTGGATTTTTTGCAAACTTTCCTTGGGAAAAAAATCTAAATATTGCAAAACTTTTTAGAAATATAAGTGGAAAAGAAACAAAATTAGAAAATGACGTAAATGTAATTGCTTTGGGAGAGGCAAGACATGGAGCTGGAAAAGGAGCAAAAACAAGTATAACTATTGCTCTAGGAACAGGTATCGGTGGAGGAATTTACATTGACGGAAAAATTCTTTCTGGATTTAACGGAGCTGGTGGAGAAGTTGGACATATGAAACTTGTGAAAGATGGAAAACTTTGTGGTTGCGGACAAAAAGGTTGTTTTGAGGCATACGCATCAGCAACAGGAATAGAAAGAGAGGCCATTTCAAGATTAAAAGTAAATAAAACAAATAAACTTTATCAAAAATTAAATGGAGAGATTGACAAGGTAGAGGCAAAAGATGTTTTTGATTGTGCAAAAGAGGGAGATGCTTTTTCTCTTGATATAGTTGATTATGAGGCTGAATATTTAGCTATGGGTATAGGAAATGTTTTAAATCTTATAAACCCAGAAAAAATTATTTTAGCTGGTGGAGTATCACTTGCAGGAGATATTTTACTCGATAGAGTAAAAGAAAAACTTCCAAAATATG from Fusobacterium perfoetens includes these protein-coding regions:
- the trpS gene encoding tryptophan--tRNA ligase, giving the protein MKRSLSGIQPSGTLHLGNYFGAMKQFIENQDKYEGFYFVADYHSLTSLTKPELLRESTKNIILDYLALGLDPEKCTLFLQSDVPEHVELSWLLSNVTPVGLMERGHSYKDKIAKGLFPNTGLLTYPILMAADILIYDSDVVPVGKDQKQHLEMARDIAMKFNQQYGVEFFKLPEPLIMENLAVVPGTDGQKMSKSYGNTINMFAPKNVLKKQVMSIVTDSAELEAPKNPDNNISQIYKLFVSEEKYQEMRAKFMAGGYGYGHAKKELLEAILEYFKDARARREELEKNPEYIEEVLRKGALKAREIARKKITEAKQIVGLMGNVYNK
- a CDS encoding ROK family protein, encoding MKYIAGVDIGGTNTKIGIVSSEGRIVAKESIKTLSMEGVESTLKRIWASIKGLLEKNEINYEDLLGVGMGIPGPVREQEIVGFFANFPWEKNLNIAKLFRNISGKETKLENDVNVIALGEARHGAGKGAKTSITIALGTGIGGGIYIDGKILSGFNGAGGEVGHMKLVKDGKLCGCGQKGCFEAYASATGIEREAISRLKVNKTNKLYQKLNGEIDKVEAKDVFDCAKEGDAFSLDIVDYEAEYLAMGIGNVLNLINPEKIILAGGVSLAGDILLDRVKEKLPKYAMSVALENGFSIELGILGNDSGIYGASALIG
- a CDS encoding AzlC family ABC transporter permease, with protein sequence MINKQEIKHSSSLGISIGISYIPVALTFGIFAKNSGLSLLEAFSFSFFVVTGSGQFMGLNLWIAGTNLIGIWFTVLLMNLRLFLMSSSLSKMLSKKAKRYLPIIIPLITDESFALSALQERKISPEFIIPIQLIGHFFWWFFTVVGYCVGGILPKNLSDSMGIGIYALFISMLVPQMRKSLAVTSIVLMSGFFNWFIGYSKIFPNGWNMILAILLSSFIGSFILERFEKEEESGNE